In the genome of Palaemon carinicauda isolate YSFRI2023 chromosome 15, ASM3689809v2, whole genome shotgun sequence, one region contains:
- the LOC137653931 gene encoding uncharacterized protein, which translates to MRILLDTGACRSLLPRPLSRIRHCLSKPVDIHLVASNRPEMPIHCYETLTLSFRSAKYNWKFLVADITLSILSADFLSHFHLLVNDACLQLVNADSYSSTLLQSAPSNLALHINTPTNAFAYLLTSYPEVFRPEPLQMSMVPTTPYLSPYQDDGVPSVRQIQASGTRLFPAAKEMFAEMEERVLCQKASIPWSSPLHIVHKRDASLHTCGD; encoded by the coding sequence ATGCGAATTTTGTTGGACACGGgggcttgccgttctcttctgcctaGGCCACTCTCTAGGATACGACATTGTCTGTCTAAGCCTGTCGACATTCACTTGGTAGCTTCTAACAGACCTGAAATGCCCATCCactgttatgaaaccctcacattatcgtttagaagcgccaaatataattggaagtttctcgttgctgacataacattgtcaatcctcagtgcggatttcctctcacatttccacctcctggttaatgATGCTTGCCTACAATtagtcaacgcggactcgtactccTCGACACTTCTTCAatctgccccctccaaccttgctctccacatcaacacACCAACGAATGCCTTCGcctacctcctcacatcgtaccctgaagttttccgtccagaacctctTCAAATGTCCATGGTTCCCACCACaccgtatttatcaccatatcaagatgacggggtccctagtgttcgccagattcaagcGTCTGGCACCAGGTTGTTTCCAGCTGCTAAAgaaatgttcgccgaaatggaagaaagggtcctttgccaaaaggcctcaatcccatggtcgtcacccttgcacatcgtccaCAAGAGAGATGCTTCTCTGCATACATGTGGGGATTAA